A single region of the Labeo rohita strain BAU-BD-2019 unplaced genomic scaffold, IGBB_LRoh.1.0 scaffold_1550, whole genome shotgun sequence genome encodes:
- the LOC127158542 gene encoding tripartite motif-containing protein 16 isoform X2, whose protein sequence is MAEANISVTQDQFSCSICLDLLKDPVTIPCGHSYCMNCITDCWNQDDQKGIYSCPQCRQTFTPRPVINKNVVFAEMVEKLKKTKTQTARPTLSYAGPGDVECDVCTGRKYKAVRSCLMCLNSYCQNHLEQHDSFFKDKKHNLINATGRLKEMICSKHNRLLEVYCRTDQRCVCLLCTMNEHKIHTTVSVKAERTVKQKELLDIQRKLQKRIQGREKMLQELKEAVKTHKLSAQAAVEDSERIFTELIRSIERSRSEVVEMIRDQEKAEVNRAERLLKQLQQEIDNLKRRDAELKPLSQTDNHIHFLQSFQSLSVPPASTKSINVSSLLTYDDVGKSVSMLREKLEDFCKEEIKKISGRVTYMEIVSIPEPGSRDEFLHYSRQLTLDPNTAHKYLCLSESNKVATFIGADQQYPVHPDRFHDFSQVLCRESVCGRCYWEVEWSGGVGISVSYKSISRKGEGDCVFGFNDQSWRFCCSGSSYAFRHNNKTTSLSVPSSICRIGVYVDHRAGILSFYSVSGTMTLIHKVQTTFTQPLYPGFGINLGSTVKLLS, encoded by the exons tgtggacacagttactgtatgAACTGCATCACAGACTGCTGGAATCAAGATGATCAGAAGGGAATTtacagctgccctcagtgcagacagaccttcaCTCCAAGACCTGTTATAAACAAGAATGTGGTGTTTGCAGAAATGGTGGAGAAACTTAAGAAGACAAAAACCCAAACAGCTCGTCCTACTCTCAGTTATGCTGGACCTGGAGATGTGGAGTGTGACGTCTGCACTGGGAGAAAATACAAAGCTGTCAGGTCCTGTCTGATGTGTCTGAACTCTTACTGTCAAAATCACCTTGAACAAcatgacagtttttttaaagataagaAACACAATTTGATTAACGCCACTGGACGACTCAAGGAGATGATCTGCTCAAAACATAACAGACTGCTAGAGGTTTATTGTCGTACTGACCAGcgatgtgtttgtttgttgtgcaCAATGAATGAACACAAAATTCACACCACTGTTTCAGTGAAAGCAGAGAGGACTGTGAAACAG AAAGAGTTGTTAGACATTCAAAGAAAGCTCCAGAAAAGAATCCAGGGAAGAGAGAAGATGCTTCAAGAGCTCAAAGAGGCTGTGAAGACTCATAAG CTCTCTGCACAGGcagcagtggaggacagtgagaggatctttacTGAACTAatccgctccattgagagaagCCGCTCGGAGGTGGTGGAGAtgatcagagatcaggaaaaGGCTGAAGTGAATCGAGCTGAAAGACTCTTGAAGCAGCTGCAGCAGGAGATTGATAATCTGAAGAGGAGAGATGCTGAGCTGAAGCCACTATCACAAACAGACAATCACATCCATTTCCTACAG AGTTTTCAGTCTCTCTCTGTTCCTCCTGCATCCACAAAAAGCATCAATGTCAGTTCTCTCCTCACTTATGATGATGTTGGTAAATCTGTCTCTATGCTAAGAGAGAAACTTGAGGACTTCTGCAAAGAGGAGATAAAAAAGATATCTGGTAGAG TGACATACATGGAGATTGTTTCCATCCCTGAACCCGGATCCAGAGATGAGTTTTTGCACT ATTCCCGTCAGCTCACCCTGGATCCAAACACTGCACATAaatatctctgtctgtctgaaaGCAACAAAGTGGCTACATTTATTGGGGCTGACCAGCAGTATCCTGTTCATCCAGACcgatttcatgatttttctcaggtgttgtgtagagagagtgtgtgtggacgctgttactgggaggtgGAGTGGAGTGGTGGTGTGGGAATTTCAGTGTCGTATAAGAGCATTAGTAGGAAGGGAGAAGGTGATTGTGTATTTGGATTTAATGATCAGTCATGGAGATTTTGCTGCTCTGGCTCTAGTTATGCATTCAGgcacaataacaaaacaactaGTCTCTCTGTACCATCCAGTATctgtagaataggagtgtaCGTGGATCACAGAGCAGGAattctgtccttctacagcgtctctggcACAATGACCCTCATCCACaaagtccagaccacattcactcaaccgctctatcctgggtttggGATAAATTTAGGATCAACAGTGAAACTGTTGTCTTAA
- the LOC127158542 gene encoding tripartite motif-containing protein 16 isoform X1 encodes MCSKMAEANISVTQDQFSCSICLDLLKDPVTIPCGHSYCMNCITDCWNQDDQKGIYSCPQCRQTFTPRPVINKNVVFAEMVEKLKKTKTQTARPTLSYAGPGDVECDVCTGRKYKAVRSCLMCLNSYCQNHLEQHDSFFKDKKHNLINATGRLKEMICSKHNRLLEVYCRTDQRCVCLLCTMNEHKIHTTVSVKAERTVKQKELLDIQRKLQKRIQGREKMLQELKEAVKTHKLSAQAAVEDSERIFTELIRSIERSRSEVVEMIRDQEKAEVNRAERLLKQLQQEIDNLKRRDAELKPLSQTDNHIHFLQSFQSLSVPPASTKSINVSSLLTYDDVGKSVSMLREKLEDFCKEEIKKISGRVTYMEIVSIPEPGSRDEFLHYSRQLTLDPNTAHKYLCLSESNKVATFIGADQQYPVHPDRFHDFSQVLCRESVCGRCYWEVEWSGGVGISVSYKSISRKGEGDCVFGFNDQSWRFCCSGSSYAFRHNNKTTSLSVPSSICRIGVYVDHRAGILSFYSVSGTMTLIHKVQTTFTQPLYPGFGINLGSTVKLLS; translated from the exons tgtggacacagttactgtatgAACTGCATCACAGACTGCTGGAATCAAGATGATCAGAAGGGAATTtacagctgccctcagtgcagacagaccttcaCTCCAAGACCTGTTATAAACAAGAATGTGGTGTTTGCAGAAATGGTGGAGAAACTTAAGAAGACAAAAACCCAAACAGCTCGTCCTACTCTCAGTTATGCTGGACCTGGAGATGTGGAGTGTGACGTCTGCACTGGGAGAAAATACAAAGCTGTCAGGTCCTGTCTGATGTGTCTGAACTCTTACTGTCAAAATCACCTTGAACAAcatgacagtttttttaaagataagaAACACAATTTGATTAACGCCACTGGACGACTCAAGGAGATGATCTGCTCAAAACATAACAGACTGCTAGAGGTTTATTGTCGTACTGACCAGcgatgtgtttgtttgttgtgcaCAATGAATGAACACAAAATTCACACCACTGTTTCAGTGAAAGCAGAGAGGACTGTGAAACAG AAAGAGTTGTTAGACATTCAAAGAAAGCTCCAGAAAAGAATCCAGGGAAGAGAGAAGATGCTTCAAGAGCTCAAAGAGGCTGTGAAGACTCATAAG CTCTCTGCACAGGcagcagtggaggacagtgagaggatctttacTGAACTAatccgctccattgagagaagCCGCTCGGAGGTGGTGGAGAtgatcagagatcaggaaaaGGCTGAAGTGAATCGAGCTGAAAGACTCTTGAAGCAGCTGCAGCAGGAGATTGATAATCTGAAGAGGAGAGATGCTGAGCTGAAGCCACTATCACAAACAGACAATCACATCCATTTCCTACAG AGTTTTCAGTCTCTCTCTGTTCCTCCTGCATCCACAAAAAGCATCAATGTCAGTTCTCTCCTCACTTATGATGATGTTGGTAAATCTGTCTCTATGCTAAGAGAGAAACTTGAGGACTTCTGCAAAGAGGAGATAAAAAAGATATCTGGTAGAG TGACATACATGGAGATTGTTTCCATCCCTGAACCCGGATCCAGAGATGAGTTTTTGCACT ATTCCCGTCAGCTCACCCTGGATCCAAACACTGCACATAaatatctctgtctgtctgaaaGCAACAAAGTGGCTACATTTATTGGGGCTGACCAGCAGTATCCTGTTCATCCAGACcgatttcatgatttttctcaggtgttgtgtagagagagtgtgtgtggacgctgttactgggaggtgGAGTGGAGTGGTGGTGTGGGAATTTCAGTGTCGTATAAGAGCATTAGTAGGAAGGGAGAAGGTGATTGTGTATTTGGATTTAATGATCAGTCATGGAGATTTTGCTGCTCTGGCTCTAGTTATGCATTCAGgcacaataacaaaacaactaGTCTCTCTGTACCATCCAGTATctgtagaataggagtgtaCGTGGATCACAGAGCAGGAattctgtccttctacagcgtctctggcACAATGACCCTCATCCACaaagtccagaccacattcactcaaccgctctatcctgggtttggGATAAATTTAGGATCAACAGTGAAACTGTTGTCTTAA